Proteins encoded within one genomic window of Solibaculum mannosilyticum:
- a CDS encoding fructose-1,6-bisphosphatase: protein MGSPKHQFTREELKYLSLLAEKYPTIQDVCTEIINLQATLNLPKGTEHFMSDLHGEYEAFYHILNNCSGVIREKVDLLFEGSMSISERSEFCTLIYYPEQKLSMFRKSVRDPRERDEWYKSTLYRLIDLCKLLSSKYPRAKVRRALPPEYSYIIDELLHAQPDEDNNQLVYHQKIIDTILSIDNAEAFIIALSTLIKHLAVDRLHIVGDIFDRGPRADSIMDMLMQCHSVDIEWGNHDILWMGAASGSEACIATVVKNSLAYHNFTSLENGYGISLRPLTLFATDTYPEEEDPAKAALLAISIILFKLEGQIIKRHPEYDMDDRLLLDKIDYSLGQIQLDGQLYLLKNPHFPTVDPREPYALNDEELSVIRGLKRAFQESERLHRHVQFLYAKGSMYRRFNHNLLFHGCIPLNEDGTLATVTFDGKEMKGRAFMDYSERLARQAYFDNKGLHKQKCCDYMWYLWCGKLSPLFGRAKMTTFERRYLTDPATWEEKKNPYYSHYNSEETCSMILREFDLDTPFSHIINGHVPVKAVEGESPVKANGRLIVIDGGFCKAYQPTTGIAGYTLIYNSHGMRIMSHQSFESTEKAIGENMDIRSHSDVFETEIVRVMVMDTDHGNRVSNKIYDLTLLLLAYRQGVLVPELPETQGYRIPIPLDSDLVD from the coding sequence ATGGGTTCTCCAAAGCATCAGTTCACCCGGGAGGAATTAAAATATTTAAGCCTCCTGGCCGAGAAATATCCAACCATCCAGGATGTATGTACTGAAATCATCAATCTGCAAGCCACCCTCAATCTTCCCAAAGGTACGGAACACTTTATGAGCGACCTTCACGGCGAGTATGAGGCGTTTTACCATATTCTCAACAACTGTTCCGGCGTCATCCGGGAAAAGGTGGATCTGCTGTTTGAAGGCAGCATGTCCATCAGCGAGCGGTCGGAATTCTGTACCCTGATTTATTACCCTGAACAAAAACTCAGTATGTTCCGCAAATCGGTGCGCGATCCTCGTGAACGGGACGAGTGGTACAAGTCCACCCTTTATCGCCTGATTGATCTGTGCAAGCTTTTGTCGTCCAAGTATCCGCGGGCCAAAGTACGGCGGGCCCTTCCCCCTGAATACAGCTATATCATCGACGAGCTGCTCCACGCCCAGCCCGATGAGGACAACAATCAGCTTGTGTATCACCAGAAGATTATCGATACCATCCTGAGCATCGACAACGCTGAAGCTTTTATTATCGCCCTCTCCACCCTCATTAAGCATCTGGCGGTGGACCGGCTCCACATTGTGGGGGATATTTTTGACCGCGGGCCCCGGGCCGACAGCATCATGGATATGCTGATGCAATGCCATTCGGTGGACATCGAATGGGGCAACCACGACATCCTGTGGATGGGCGCAGCGTCGGGCAGTGAAGCCTGCATTGCTACGGTGGTCAAAAACAGCCTCGCCTACCACAATTTTACCTCCTTGGAAAATGGATACGGCATCAGTTTGCGTCCCCTCACCCTATTCGCTACCGATACCTATCCGGAGGAGGAGGATCCTGCCAAGGCTGCACTCCTTGCCATCTCCATTATCCTCTTTAAGCTGGAGGGACAGATCATCAAACGCCATCCGGAGTACGACATGGACGATCGGCTCCTGTTGGATAAAATCGATTACTCATTGGGGCAGATCCAGTTGGACGGTCAACTTTATCTCTTAAAAAATCCCCATTTCCCCACCGTGGATCCCCGGGAGCCCTACGCCCTCAACGACGAGGAATTATCGGTTATCCGCGGCCTCAAACGCGCCTTTCAGGAAAGCGAACGTCTGCATCGTCACGTCCAGTTTCTGTATGCCAAGGGCAGTATGTACCGCCGTTTCAATCACAATCTCCTGTTCCACGGTTGTATTCCCCTCAACGAGGACGGTACCTTGGCCACCGTCACCTTCGACGGTAAAGAGATGAAGGGCCGCGCTTTTATGGATTACTCCGAACGTCTGGCCCGTCAAGCCTATTTTGACAACAAGGGTCTTCACAAACAAAAGTGCTGCGACTATATGTGGTATCTATGGTGCGGCAAGCTGTCTCCCCTCTTCGGCCGGGCCAAGATGACCACCTTTGAACGCCGGTATCTGACCGATCCCGCCACCTGGGAGGAAAAAAAGAATCCCTATTACAGTCATTATAATTCCGAAGAAACTTGTTCCATGATCCTGCGGGAATTTGATCTGGATACTCCTTTTTCCCATATTATCAACGGCCATGTCCCCGTCAAGGCGGTGGAAGGGGAAAGCCCCGTCAAGGCAAACGGGCGCCTTATCGTCATCGACGGCGGCTTCTGCAAGGCGTACCAGCCCACCACCGGCATCGCCGGATACACCCTCATCTACAACTCCCATGGAATGCGCATCATGTCCCATCAGTCCTTTGAATCGACCGAGAAGGCCATCGGGGAGAACATGGATATCCGCTCCCATTCCGACGTATTTGAAACAGAAATCGTCCGGGTCATGGTGATGGATACCGATCACGGCAATCGAGTCAGCAACAAGATCTACGATTTAACGCTGCTCTTATTGGCCTATCGTCAAGGCGTGTTGGTCCCGGAGCTCCCTGAAACGCAGGGGTACCGCATTCCTATTCCGTTGGACAGCGATTTGGTCGACTGA
- a CDS encoding catalase, which translates to MIDRQEPSSFHEMIERYNRQIQEAKRRPPISESPPCPNPEPQGSSCPPPPCPPQKPQPLPDRESVASPSRRPAHHSAPSLPEKPCDKVSCDDKTDFSQTAGIRGPVLLQDSILHETLATFVNHKPLERVLHVKGYGAFGYFQPYQSMSKYTKACFLQDPAQRTPTFTRFSLMIGSQDTPDSCRNVRGFSTKFYTKDGIFDLLCNQIPVFFLRDAMRFPEAIAALSPSPVNNLPDPSLFWDFIARTPQAMHMLTWLYSDVGTSCSFQTMGGHGVNTFVWCNAEGKRWYVKYHWIPLAGERYIDRHEAQQTAGQNPYIAGQSLYHSLARGQVIEYELRVQLMDPADENNVPFDPLDDTKIWSETQYPLLPVGLLTLEHNPDDYRSQVEQSAFSPANLIEGIELSNDAMLQGRSFIYWDAQRRRLGPGFRDLSINCTPGWSPARSFVTSGEGMPVSGVETRACPRDSDPFTQAGERYRSLDALNQEHLVDNIASELYAMPKHIQKPVLDSIQKCDQAFAQHLVRQMEIYC; encoded by the coding sequence ATGATAGACCGCCAAGAGCCCAGTTCATTTCATGAAATGATTGAACGATATAACCGCCAGATTCAAGAAGCCAAACGCAGGCCACCTATTTCAGAGTCTCCACCTTGTCCTAACCCCGAGCCCCAGGGATCATCATGTCCTCCACCGCCTTGTCCTCCACAAAAGCCGCAGCCGCTCCCAGATCGGGAATCTGTTGCTTCTCCATCCCGACGTCCCGCTCATCACTCTGCCCCATCTCTGCCGGAGAAGCCCTGCGATAAGGTCTCCTGTGACGACAAGACAGATTTCTCTCAGACAGCCGGCATACGTGGCCCAGTGCTTCTCCAGGACTCCATTTTACATGAGACTCTGGCGACCTTCGTCAACCACAAGCCTTTGGAACGAGTCCTGCACGTCAAGGGGTACGGCGCTTTTGGATATTTTCAGCCCTATCAGTCCATGAGCAAGTATACCAAAGCCTGTTTTCTCCAGGATCCCGCTCAACGCACCCCCACTTTCACCCGTTTTTCCCTTATGATAGGATCCCAAGACACTCCAGATAGTTGCCGTAATGTCCGGGGATTTTCCACCAAGTTTTATACCAAAGACGGTATTTTCGATCTCTTGTGCAACCAGATTCCCGTCTTTTTCCTGCGGGACGCCATGCGGTTCCCGGAAGCCATCGCCGCACTCTCCCCTTCGCCTGTCAACAATCTTCCAGATCCTTCTTTGTTCTGGGATTTTATCGCCCGCACACCCCAAGCCATGCACATGCTGACGTGGCTTTACTCCGATGTGGGAACTTCATGCAGCTTCCAGACAATGGGCGGTCACGGCGTTAATACCTTTGTCTGGTGTAACGCTGAGGGAAAACGATGGTATGTAAAATACCACTGGATCCCCCTCGCTGGCGAACGGTATATCGACCGCCATGAGGCACAGCAAACAGCGGGACAGAATCCCTATATTGCCGGCCAGAGCCTTTATCATTCCCTGGCGAGAGGCCAAGTCATCGAGTATGAATTACGTGTCCAGCTGATGGATCCCGCCGACGAAAACAATGTCCCGTTTGATCCTCTGGACGATACTAAAATCTGGAGTGAAACCCAATATCCCCTGCTGCCGGTGGGCCTTCTGACTTTGGAACACAATCCGGATGACTACCGTTCTCAAGTGGAACAGTCGGCCTTCTCCCCTGCCAATCTTATCGAAGGCATTGAACTGTCAAACGACGCCATGCTCCAGGGACGTTCCTTCATCTACTGGGATGCTCAGCGCCGCCGTCTAGGCCCCGGGTTCCGGGATCTCTCCATCAACTGTACACCCGGATGGTCGCCTGCACGGTCCTTCGTCACCAGCGGCGAAGGAATGCCGGTATCCGGTGTGGAAACCCGTGCGTGTCCCAGAGACAGCGATCCCTTTACCCAAGCCGGGGAACGTTATCGTTCCTTGGACGCCCTCAATCAGGAACACCTGGTGGATAATATTGCTTCTGAACTCTATGCAATGCCCAAACACATCCAAAAACCTGTGCTGGATTCCATCCAAAAATGCGATCAGGCTTTTGCTCAACATCTCGTCCGCCAGATGGAAATTTACTGCTGA
- a CDS encoding FeoB-associated Cys-rich membrane protein, whose amino-acid sequence MLAFLTQNFSTIVIGLILLAIVILVVIKLRRDKKKGNSSCGCGCSGCPNSSMCHKGKS is encoded by the coding sequence ATGCTCGCGTTCCTCACACAAAACTTTTCTACAATTGTGATTGGGCTTATCCTGCTGGCCATTGTAATTCTTGTGGTCATCAAACTGAGGCGGGATAAGAAAAAAGGGAATTCCTCATGTGGATGTGGGTGTTCTGGCTGTCCGAATTCGTCGATGTGTCACAAAGGAAAATCCTAA